The DNA window AGGCCAGTCTATACTCCCCGCCCAATCCGGTTCAACTGCCATGACGGGCCGGGAGCAGTGCTTCGGGACACAGCTCACCGGGAAGACAGTCCACTCGCAGAACGACAGTCTACTCACAGAACGGCCGTCCACTCGCAGAGCAGCTCAGAAGTGCGTGGCGCAGTACGGGGCCCCAGGCAGGTCCACGGTGGCGGCCAGTGCGTCCCAGGCCACCTCACCGACGGCGGCGACCCGTCCGGCATCGCGCATGGTCAGCACAGAAACGTCCCCCAGATAGAGCGCCCCGAGAGTCTCCACGTCCATGGTGACATGTTGAGCCTGCTCCGCGCTCCCCCGGTCAGCACGGCTGACCTGCGCCGCACCTGCGCGGACGCTCAGAGCGAAGGTCCCCGAGCTGATCCCGAGAGGATCCGTCAGGCTCAGCGTGACGTCGCCATCGGCGCCCCACCCCCGGCCCTGCAGTGCGGCCACCGGGTCCAGCACGCGGATCCAGAGGTGATCGCCCACCGACTTCACCGCGGCGGCCCGTGGATTGACCAGCATGGGGACGAAGGCGTCCTGGACCGGGGCCTGCGGCATGATGATCCGCTGGACCAGGTCCATCTGAGCCAGATGTCGGATCAGCTCAGCCCGAGAGACGGCGTCCACCGCGACCAGATCGCGGACCCGCAGAGTGTAGGGCTCAGCGCCCCGACCCTCATGGGTGAAGGCTGCGAATCCGCCGAGCTCACCTTCCTCGGTCACATGGACCACAGTCCGCAGCGCCCTGTTCCAGCGGGTGATGTCCTCCGGGTCCCAGCGCGCAGTCCCGTCCTTCCGATAGACGGATTGGCGCCCGACGGAACCGCGGCTGCGGACATGGAACTGCGCAAAGATCTCCTGCAGGGGCCCTTGCAGGCTGGAGGGGTCCGCCGACAGTACCCGTCCGCTGGGAGCCTGGCGCAGCGCGAAAC is part of the Nesterenkonia lacusekhoensis genome and encodes:
- a CDS encoding GNAT family N-acetyltransferase; translated protein: MTAQPPLVTPLAEGLSARTFPASLNEDGTPDAASAAFTRSVEHGFYQPWQSEEQLGRRVPTSVEDGQQLTGVYVDPGSAALEPWGEAFESYGFGAEHPVGTFIDYDKTLNAGGAEPVPARLITGVTVNPSFRRRGILKHMMTSRLAAAAEDGAAVAALTATEGGIYGRFGFAPATREQEIHLNVTAAGEGFALRQAPSGRVLSADPSSLQGPLQEIFAQFHVRSRGSVGRQSVYRKDGTARWDPEDITRWNRALRTVVHVTEEGELGGFAAFTHEGRGAEPYTLRVRDLVAVDAVSRAELIRHLAQMDLVQRIIMPQAPVQDAFVPMLVNPRAAAVKSVGDHLWIRVLDPVAALQGRGWGADGDVTLSLTDPLGISSGTFALSVRAGAAQVSRADRGSAEQAQHVTMDVETLGALYLGDVSVLTMRDAGRVAAVGEVAWDALAATVDLPGAPYCATHF